A region of Flavobacterium album DNA encodes the following proteins:
- the tsaB gene encoding tRNA (adenosine(37)-N6)-threonylcarbamoyltransferase complex dimerization subunit type 1 TsaB, protein MGFILNIETATKNCSVCIAKDGAVVSLLEYAGEGYAHAEKLHVFIEEALKEAGITFKALDAVAVSMGPGSYTGLRIGVSAAKGLCYALSIPLIAIDTLEVLARKIQVQEGVIIPLIDARRMEAYTAIFDSNYQKLRETRAEIITETSFEETSGQIHLLGDGAAKCREMLSNPRFIYHDDIIYPSSAEMAAVSFGKYQNQDFVDVAYFEPYYLKDFLIAK, encoded by the coding sequence ATGGGTTTTATATTAAATATTGAAACAGCTACCAAAAACTGCTCGGTTTGTATTGCCAAAGACGGTGCTGTTGTATCGCTTTTAGAATACGCTGGCGAAGGGTATGCACATGCTGAAAAGCTCCATGTATTTATAGAAGAAGCTTTGAAAGAAGCAGGCATTACCTTCAAAGCGTTGGATGCTGTGGCTGTAAGTATGGGTCCGGGCTCTTATACCGGCCTGCGCATTGGTGTTTCGGCAGCGAAAGGCCTTTGCTATGCCCTGTCTATCCCCCTGATCGCTATTGACACCCTCGAAGTGCTTGCAAGGAAGATACAGGTGCAGGAAGGCGTTATCATCCCCCTGATCGATGCGCGCCGCATGGAAGCCTACACCGCTATTTTTGACAGCAATTACCAAAAGCTGCGTGAAACCAGAGCGGAAATCATTACAGAAACCTCTTTCGAAGAAACTTCCGGCCAAATACACCTGCTGGGAGATGGTGCGGCCAAATGCCGCGAGATGCTAAGCAATCCTCGCTTTATATACCACGACGATATTATCTATCCTTCTTCGGCAGAAATGGCGGCGGTATCTTTTGGTAAATATCAAAACCAGGACTTTGTAGATGTGGCTTACTTCGAGCCGTATTATCTTAAAGATTTTCTTATCGCAAAGTAA
- a CDS encoding efflux RND transporter periplasmic adaptor subunit, with product MSKRTIYYLLGGVVLLVVLLLVLKSTGTIGAKDEGKEVETAVVKQITLTETVSATGKVQPEVEVKISSEVSGEIIELPIKEGQAIKKGDLLVRINPDLYESGVSRSSASLSTAKAGLSQTEAQLKEAKANYDRNKRLFDKGVISKSEWDKVVSAYEVAQASKQSAYYNVQSAGATVTEARDNLNRTTIYAPVDGTISKLDAELGERVVGTQQMTGTEIMRVANLNNMEVEVDVNENDIVKIEIGDEANIEVDAYLKKKFKGVVTSISNSASSELTADQVTNFKVKVRILKESYEDMTKGKPSNYSPFRPGMTATVDIITERKENILAVPISSVVVKSDTTAVKKDVVKELEEKEKEQKTGVVEKKYECVYVKVGDKAVLRPITTGIQDDTNIEILSGLKKGDEVITGPYATVTKDLNPNDKVKTKPKEKDAK from the coding sequence ATGTCAAAAAGAACGATTTATTATTTATTAGGCGGTGTTGTGCTTTTAGTTGTTTTGCTCCTTGTGCTGAAGTCGACCGGCACGATTGGCGCTAAAGATGAAGGCAAGGAAGTAGAGACTGCAGTTGTGAAACAGATAACATTGACCGAGACCGTTTCGGCTACGGGCAAAGTACAGCCGGAAGTTGAAGTGAAAATATCCTCCGAAGTTTCCGGGGAAATCATTGAGCTTCCTATTAAAGAAGGACAGGCTATCAAAAAAGGCGACCTGCTGGTGCGCATCAACCCCGACCTTTATGAATCGGGTGTAAGCAGGAGTTCGGCATCACTCTCTACCGCAAAGGCAGGGCTGAGCCAGACCGAAGCGCAGCTAAAAGAAGCAAAGGCTAATTACGACCGTAATAAGCGCCTTTTTGATAAAGGGGTAATATCCAAATCGGAATGGGACAAAGTGGTGTCGGCCTACGAAGTGGCACAGGCATCAAAACAGTCGGCTTACTATAATGTACAGAGCGCCGGCGCTACCGTTACCGAAGCAAGGGACAACCTGAACAGGACTACCATATATGCGCCGGTTGACGGTACGATCTCCAAACTGGATGCGGAACTGGGTGAGCGCGTTGTTGGAACACAGCAGATGACCGGTACCGAGATCATGCGGGTAGCCAACCTCAATAATATGGAGGTGGAAGTGGATGTGAATGAGAACGACATCGTAAAGATAGAGATTGGCGATGAAGCCAACATCGAAGTGGATGCTTATTTGAAAAAGAAATTCAAGGGCGTGGTGACCAGCATATCCAACTCGGCAAGCAGCGAGCTTACTGCCGACCAGGTAACCAACTTTAAGGTGAAAGTAAGGATACTGAAAGAGTCGTATGAAGATATGACGAAAGGCAAGCCGTCCAATTATTCACCATTCAGGCCGGGCATGACGGCAACTGTAGATATCATTACCGAAAGGAAAGAGAATATCCTGGCAGTGCCAATCAGCTCTGTTGTGGTAAAATCTGACACAACCGCAGTTAAGAAAGATGTGGTGAAAGAGCTTGAAGAAAAAGAAAAAGAACAGAAAACAGGCGTTGTTGAGAAAAAATACGAGTGCGTGTATGTAAAGGTGGGCGATAAGGCGGTACTAAGGCCAATAACCACAGGTATACAGGACGACACCAATATCGAGATACTAAGCGGCCTTAAAAAAGGGGACGAAGTAATTACAGGTCCGTATGCTACCGTAACTAAAGACCTCAACCCGAACGATAAGGTAAAAACGAAACCTAAAGAGAAAGACGCGAAATAA
- a CDS encoding TolC family protein, producing MKSKFYAAFLFVFALFADDAYGQAKKWTLQECVEYALKNNISIKLTELDARLANVSRKDAKSAFLPTAQIQGSHSWNIGLNQNITTGLLENQTTQFTSVGLNMGVDIYNGLQNQNRLRRANLAAISAQYQTVKMQEDVALNVANAYLQVLFNKENLKVQEQQLAFDTRQMQRVGELVEGGAVPRGDLLDVKATVAADNQKKIAAENALLISKLSLAQLMQLEDFQNFDTEDGNYDVKDEPILLEQPATIYNKAKEQRTELKIARTNVEVAEKDVKIAKGAYQPVISGFYSLTTRAAYSDRIVGFAQSTTQPTSVVGFVDGTNQLVLQNNYQPILGRYLPILDQFDNNKGHSFGVGVNVPIFNGFAVRNNVERTKVELERSQITLEQRELDLERNVYTAYTDAQGALKAYDAAVSAAEARTEALTYAQERYEVGLINVFDLNQAQTLSVNAQSEVLRTKYDYIFRIKILEFYFGIPISQISQK from the coding sequence ATGAAAAGCAAGTTTTACGCCGCATTTTTATTTGTTTTTGCCCTGTTTGCTGACGATGCTTATGGCCAGGCAAAAAAATGGACATTGCAGGAGTGTGTTGAATATGCACTGAAAAATAACATTTCCATAAAGCTGACCGAACTTGATGCGCGGCTGGCAAACGTTTCAAGGAAAGATGCAAAAAGCGCTTTCCTGCCCACGGCACAGATACAGGGCTCTCATTCCTGGAATATTGGTCTTAACCAGAACATCACCACCGGCCTTTTAGAAAACCAGACCACACAGTTTACCTCTGTCGGGCTGAACATGGGCGTGGACATCTACAACGGCCTACAGAACCAGAACCGGTTGCGAAGGGCAAATCTTGCGGCTATCTCGGCACAATACCAAACCGTAAAAATGCAGGAAGATGTGGCGCTGAATGTAGCCAATGCCTACCTGCAGGTGCTTTTTAACAAAGAGAACCTAAAGGTGCAGGAACAGCAGCTGGCTTTTGACACCAGGCAGATGCAAAGGGTAGGGGAATTGGTAGAAGGCGGTGCAGTACCGCGTGGCGACCTGCTCGACGTTAAGGCTACCGTAGCTGCGGACAATCAGAAAAAGATAGCTGCCGAAAATGCGCTCCTGATCTCTAAGCTAAGCCTGGCGCAATTGATGCAGTTGGAAGACTTCCAGAATTTTGACACCGAAGATGGTAATTATGATGTAAAGGATGAGCCGATACTGCTCGAGCAGCCGGCGACAATTTACAACAAGGCCAAAGAGCAGCGGACAGAACTGAAGATCGCCAGGACCAATGTAGAGGTGGCCGAAAAGGATGTGAAAATTGCAAAAGGCGCATACCAGCCGGTAATAAGCGGGTTTTACAGCCTGACCACAAGGGCTGCTTATTCCGACAGGATTGTGGGCTTTGCGCAAAGTACCACCCAGCCCACATCGGTAGTCGGATTTGTAGATGGCACGAACCAACTGGTGCTTCAGAATAATTACCAGCCGATCTTGGGCAGGTACTTGCCTATCCTCGATCAGTTTGACAATAACAAAGGGCACTCGTTTGGGGTTGGTGTAAATGTCCCTATCTTTAATGGGTTTGCCGTAAGAAACAATGTAGAGCGCACTAAGGTGGAACTGGAGCGTTCGCAGATAACACTGGAGCAGCGCGAGCTCGACCTTGAAAGGAACGTTTACACGGCCTACACCGATGCCCAGGGCGCACTGAAAGCCTATGATGCTGCTGTGTCTGCTGCCGAAGCAAGGACAGAGGCACTCACGTACGCACAGGAACGCTATGAGGTAGGGCTTATCAATGTATTCGACCTTAACCAGGCACAGACGCTTTCTGTAAATGCGCAGTCGGAAGTATTGCGTACAAAATACGATTATATATTCAGGATCAAGATACTGGAATTCTACTTTGGGATACCGATCTCTCAAATTTCACAAAAATAA
- a CDS encoding DUF4403 family protein, whose amino-acid sequence MRALLFATLFSFTLLLSGCATTKKIEALKPEPGNTTDVVYQSATSFINLPVSISIADVETQANKLMTGLVYEDNNIEDDKIAMKVWKTAPIKFSEQKGKLQSVIPIKVTANVKYGTSALGMDLYDTREVNMDAIITFSSKIGLSNWKMTTTTTIESLEWKESPTVTIAGKKVAITYLINPALKLFKSKIESELDKSISKVTDFKPQVLAALEKLNTPYLTSEQYETWFTLNPVELYVTDAVLSKKQITMNMGLKCTMETRVGQQPKKTFKKENVVLKAVSSMPDKIDVVVAAVSTYESASKVITKNFQGQEFGEGKRKVTVQKVDLWSKDGKMIIALDMTGSINGTIYLTGYPNYNAVTKEIYFDQMDYVLNTKSILMKTANWLAEGFILKKIQENCRYSIKQNLEDGKKNLLPYVTNYSPIPGVFVNGTLNDFEFDKVELTNNAIIAFIKGSGKMDLKIDGMK is encoded by the coding sequence ATGAGAGCATTACTATTTGCTACATTATTTTCTTTCACCCTGCTATTATCCGGGTGCGCCACTACCAAAAAGATCGAAGCACTGAAGCCGGAGCCGGGAAATACGACCGATGTTGTGTACCAGTCGGCCACATCCTTCATCAACCTTCCTGTGAGCATCAGCATAGCCGATGTGGAAACGCAGGCTAACAAACTAATGACCGGGCTCGTGTATGAAGACAATAATATTGAAGACGATAAGATTGCCATGAAAGTGTGGAAAACCGCACCCATAAAATTCTCTGAACAAAAAGGCAAACTGCAGTCGGTTATCCCGATCAAGGTGACCGCCAATGTAAAATACGGCACCTCTGCCCTTGGGATGGACCTGTATGATACCCGCGAAGTAAACATGGATGCTATTATAACTTTCAGCAGCAAAATAGGACTTTCTAACTGGAAAATGACCACCACCACTACTATCGAATCACTCGAGTGGAAAGAAAGCCCTACTGTTACCATTGCGGGGAAAAAGGTAGCCATCACTTACCTTATCAATCCTGCCTTAAAATTGTTCAAATCGAAGATTGAATCAGAGCTGGACAAATCAATTTCGAAAGTAACCGATTTCAAACCGCAGGTACTGGCTGCACTTGAAAAACTGAACACTCCTTACCTTACAAGCGAGCAGTATGAAACATGGTTCACTCTTAACCCCGTTGAGCTGTATGTGACCGATGCGGTGCTGTCTAAAAAACAGATCACAATGAACATGGGGCTGAAATGCACTATGGAAACCCGAGTGGGCCAGCAGCCTAAAAAGACGTTCAAGAAGGAGAATGTTGTACTGAAGGCGGTTTCATCTATGCCTGATAAAATTGACGTGGTTGTGGCTGCGGTTTCTACTTATGAAAGCGCTTCTAAAGTAATTACCAAAAACTTCCAGGGGCAGGAATTTGGCGAAGGCAAAAGAAAAGTGACCGTACAGAAGGTAGACCTTTGGAGCAAGGACGGCAAAATGATCATCGCGCTGGATATGACCGGAAGCATCAACGGTACTATTTACCTGACAGGATACCCTAACTACAATGCGGTGACTAAAGAGATCTATTTCGACCAGATGGACTATGTACTGAATACAAAAAGCATCCTGATGAAAACCGCCAACTGGCTTGCCGAAGGTTTTATCCTGAAAAAGATACAGGAAAACTGCCGCTACTCGATCAAGCAAAACCTTGAGGACGGCAAGAAGAACCTCCTGCCTTACGTTACCAACTACTCACCGATACCGGGAGTATTCGTAAACGGTACGCTTAATGATTTTGAATTTGACAAAGTGGAGCTTACCAATAATGCGATCATTGCATTTATAAAAGGCTCGGGTAAAATGGATTTGAAGATCGATGGGATGAAGTAA
- a CDS encoding DUF420 domain-containing protein, which produces MENTVNKNAEKKYNVWIILLSVVIPIAVAVLFKVKLKDLGYDVQPLSFLPPIYAAINGATAIVLVTAVWAVKNGKQKLHENLMKFAIGLSVAFLVMYVAYHMTADSTPYGGEGFMRYVYFFILLTHIALSVIIIPFVLITYVRAIAGNFERHKKLARITYPLWLYVAVTGVIVYLMISPYYTH; this is translated from the coding sequence ATGGAAAATACAGTTAACAAGAACGCTGAAAAAAAATATAATGTCTGGATCATCCTGTTGTCGGTTGTTATACCCATAGCAGTGGCGGTGCTTTTTAAGGTGAAGCTTAAAGACCTTGGTTATGATGTACAGCCGCTCTCGTTCCTGCCGCCAATATATGCAGCAATAAACGGCGCTACTGCCATTGTTTTGGTTACAGCGGTTTGGGCAGTGAAAAATGGTAAACAAAAACTCCACGAGAACCTGATGAAATTTGCAATTGGCCTGTCAGTTGCGTTTCTTGTAATGTATGTAGCCTACCACATGACCGCTGATTCTACACCCTACGGGGGCGAGGGCTTTATGCGTTACGTATATTTCTTTATACTGCTTACGCATATCGCCTTATCGGTAATCATCATACCTTTTGTTCTTATAACCTATGTAAGAGCCATCGCTGGTAACTTCGAAAGGCACAAGAAGCTTGCCCGCATTACTTATCCGTTATGGTTGTATGTAGCGGTGACCGGCGTGATCGTTTACCTGATGATATCGCCTTATTACACCCACTGA
- a CDS encoding SCO family protein, which translates to MKKRYSYIGVSFIILIFGIWAVPKIVAKFQKSDLVEIGPAPKFELTDQNGKKISNKDYLGKVYVVEFFFTTCPTICPKMNENMLTLQEAYYGNPKFGVASITINPENDTPQVLKEHAEKLGVKHYNWHFLTGKREYIFNLAKEFKLYAGVNPEAAGGFEHSGMFALIDKEGNIRSRKDTYGNPILYYDGLEEPGVKAIKEDIKKLLEE; encoded by the coding sequence ATGAAAAAGAGATATTCATACATAGGCGTATCGTTCATCATCCTTATTTTCGGGATCTGGGCAGTGCCGAAGATTGTAGCAAAATTCCAGAAATCCGACCTTGTAGAAATTGGGCCTGCGCCAAAATTTGAGCTGACCGACCAGAACGGCAAAAAGATATCCAATAAAGATTACTTAGGGAAAGTTTACGTTGTTGAGTTTTTCTTTACAACCTGCCCAACCATCTGCCCTAAAATGAACGAGAATATGCTGACGCTCCAGGAAGCATATTACGGTAACCCGAAATTCGGCGTGGCCTCAATCACGATCAACCCTGAAAATGATACACCGCAGGTCCTAAAAGAGCATGCCGAGAAGCTGGGTGTAAAGCACTACAACTGGCATTTCCTTACCGGTAAAAGGGAATATATTTTTAACCTTGCCAAAGAATTCAAGCTGTATGCGGGAGTGAACCCGGAAGCTGCAGGAGGCTTTGAGCATTCGGGCATGTTTGCGCTAATTGATAAAGAAGGCAATATAAGAAGCCGCAAAGACACGTATGGCAACCCGATATTGTACTATGACGGGCTTGAGGAGCCCGGCGTGAAAGCCATAAAAGAAGACATCAAGAAACTACTCGAAGAATAA
- a CDS encoding cytochrome C oxidase subunit IV family protein: protein MAHSHESNTKRIWFVFGLLSVITIVEVILGIMKPPALHMTNLLHMNILNWIFIILTIVKAYYIVWAFMHIEGEKTSLKWSVVLPVVFLVLYLLFIILIEGDYIHEVFKHSHYKWIF, encoded by the coding sequence ATGGCACATTCGCACGAATCTAATACAAAAAGGATCTGGTTTGTTTTCGGACTTCTGTCTGTTATAACTATCGTTGAGGTTATACTTGGTATCATGAAACCGCCGGCCCTTCACATGACCAACCTTTTGCATATGAACATCCTTAACTGGATTTTCATTATCCTTACGATTGTTAAGGCCTACTACATCGTTTGGGCGTTCATGCACATCGAAGGTGAAAAAACCAGCCTTAAATGGTCGGTAGTACTACCGGTTGTATTCCTGGTACTGTACTTATTGTTCATCATTCTTATCGAAGGTGATTACATCCACGAAGTGTTCAAGCACTCACACTACAAGTGGATATTCTAA
- a CDS encoding cytochrome c oxidase subunit 3: protein MAATVTTTATTGKTWDGGNEPMGASYGKLMMWFFIVSDALTFSGFLAAYGFSRFKFIETWPIADEVFNHFPFMHGVDAPMYYVAFMTFILIFSSVTMVLAVDAGHHLQKTKVAVYMVLTIIGGFIFLGSQAWEWKNFIKGEYGAIETRGGSILQFVDANGKRVALADFAADIPTDRVQKIKSQGIWFQQESALPTYTVEEVVEGFKTHPNLLVRTEVLTKDKKKTLLSREESVKRLADAHLVVEGANLVRNEYGHKLFANFFFFITGFHGFHVFTGVMLNILIFFNVLLGTYEKRRSYEMVEKIGLYWHFVDLVWVFVFTFFYLV from the coding sequence ATGGCAGCGACAGTTACTACAACAGCTACTACAGGTAAAACATGGGACGGCGGGAATGAGCCGATGGGAGCGAGCTATGGCAAACTGATGATGTGGTTTTTCATCGTATCAGATGCCCTTACGTTCTCAGGCTTTCTTGCAGCTTATGGTTTTTCGAGGTTCAAATTCATTGAAACATGGCCTATAGCCGATGAGGTGTTCAACCACTTTCCGTTCATGCACGGTGTGGATGCCCCGATGTACTATGTGGCGTTCATGACATTTATCCTTATCTTTTCATCAGTAACCATGGTGCTTGCTGTAGATGCAGGCCATCACTTGCAAAAAACAAAAGTTGCCGTTTACATGGTGCTTACCATTATAGGAGGTTTTATATTCCTTGGCTCGCAGGCGTGGGAATGGAAAAACTTCATTAAAGGTGAATATGGCGCCATTGAGACAAGGGGAGGTTCTATCCTTCAGTTTGTTGATGCTAATGGCAAAAGGGTAGCCCTTGCTGATTTCGCTGCAGATATCCCTACCGACAGGGTACAGAAAATAAAAAGCCAGGGTATATGGTTCCAACAGGAATCAGCTTTGCCAACCTACACTGTAGAAGAAGTAGTAGAAGGCTTCAAAACACATCCAAACCTGCTTGTAAGGACGGAAGTGCTTACCAAAGACAAAAAGAAGACATTACTGTCAAGGGAAGAGTCTGTCAAAAGGCTTGCTGATGCACACCTTGTTGTTGAAGGTGCTAACCTTGTAAGGAATGAATACGGACATAAACTGTTTGCCAACTTCTTTTTCTTCATTACAGGTTTCCATGGATTCCACGTATTTACCGGGGTTATGCTTAACATCCTTATTTTCTTCAACGTACTTTTAGGTACCTATGAGAAAAGGAGAAGCTACGAGATGGTTGAAAAAATCGGATTATACTGGCACTTTGTAGATTTAGTTTGGGTATTCGTATTCACCTTCTTCTACCTGGTTTAA
- a CDS encoding cytochrome c oxidase subunit 3, producing MMTIEEYAQRTEKSKKMLLWFGMVSMFMMFAGLTSAYVVSTSRPDWLNDFVLPNAFMISTAVIIASSVTFHLAKMSIKKGDRSATSFWLLLTLALGLGFVAAQFYGFDQVIKSGYFFTGPESTVTTSFLYIVITVHLAHLFAGLIVLLVVIYNHFKQKYNKSQTLGLELGAMFWHFLDILWVYLFLFFYFY from the coding sequence ATGATGACGATTGAAGAATATGCCCAAAGGACGGAGAAGTCTAAAAAGATGCTCCTTTGGTTTGGTATGGTAAGCATGTTTATGATGTTTGCCGGACTTACAAGCGCCTATGTGGTGAGTACCTCAAGGCCTGACTGGCTTAACGATTTTGTGTTGCCGAATGCATTTATGATAAGCACGGCAGTAATTATCGCGAGCAGTGTTACCTTTCACCTTGCTAAAATGTCGATCAAAAAAGGCGACAGGAGCGCTACCTCATTCTGGCTTTTGCTAACGCTGGCGCTAGGCCTAGGCTTCGTGGCTGCCCAGTTTTACGGGTTTGACCAGGTAATAAAAAGCGGTTATTTCTTTACCGGGCCGGAGAGCACGGTAACCACCTCGTTCCTGTATATCGTTATTACAGTGCACCTTGCCCACCTTTTTGCAGGCCTCATCGTGCTTTTGGTGGTAATTTATAATCATTTTAAACAAAAATACAATAAGTCTCAAACCCTTGGATTAGAGTTAGGTGCAATGTTTTGGCACTTTCTCGATATTTTATGGGTTTATTTGTTTTTATTTTTCTATTTCTATTAA
- the cyoE gene encoding heme o synthase, with translation MNASQNPISIKSIFSDFTAITKARLAISVVFSSVAGYLLGVSDEHAFSWATLILLTIGGYCMVGASNVFNQIIEKDLDALMDRTKNRPIPSGKMSVKNAFLLGSVLTILGIGILYSINPKTAMFGAISIFLYTSIYTPLKTITPLAVFVGAFPGAIPFMLGWVAATNDFGIEAGTLFLIQFFWQFPHFWAIGWFLFEDYEKAGFFMLPTGKRDKKTALQTILYTIWLIVASLLPVTGFTGELKLSIVSAVIVFLLGLWMLVYAVKLYNKMDGPAAKKLMLVSVSYISLMQVILVADKFIR, from the coding sequence TTGAACGCTTCACAAAACCCGATTTCAATAAAATCGATTTTTTCTGATTTTACCGCTATTACAAAGGCAAGGCTCGCTATAAGCGTGGTGTTTTCCTCTGTTGCGGGTTACCTGCTCGGCGTCTCAGATGAACATGCTTTCAGCTGGGCAACGCTTATCCTGCTTACCATCGGCGGTTATTGCATGGTGGGCGCTTCCAATGTTTTTAACCAGATCATAGAAAAAGACCTTGATGCCCTCATGGATCGCACTAAAAACCGCCCAATCCCTTCGGGAAAAATGTCGGTTAAAAATGCATTTTTGCTGGGCTCGGTGCTAACTATACTCGGTATTGGCATACTGTACAGCATAAATCCTAAAACGGCAATGTTCGGGGCAATCTCGATTTTTCTCTATACAAGCATTTATACCCCGCTGAAAACCATAACCCCGCTTGCTGTGTTCGTGGGCGCCTTTCCTGGTGCAATACCGTTCATGCTTGGCTGGGTAGCTGCTACCAACGACTTCGGTATCGAGGCAGGCACGCTGTTCCTTATACAGTTCTTCTGGCAGTTTCCTCATTTCTGGGCTATTGGCTGGTTCTTGTTCGAGGATTATGAAAAAGCAGGCTTCTTCATGCTGCCTACGGGGAAAAGGGACAAAAAAACCGCATTGCAAACTATCCTTTACACTATATGGCTCATCGTGGCATCGCTGCTGCCGGTTACAGGGTTTACAGGTGAGCTGAAGCTAAGCATCGTGTCGGCTGTAATTGTGTTCCTGCTTGGCTTGTGGATGCTGGTATATGCGGTAAAACTATACAACAAAATGGATGGCCCTGCGGCGAAAAAGCTCATGCTGGTTAGCGTGTCGTATATTTCGCTGATGCAGGTAATATTAGTAGCAGATAAATTTATCAGGTAA
- the deoC gene encoding deoxyribose-phosphate aldolase yields MDIRQYFDSTYLKTAVQAGLTEAENRGVVKKVVEEAINENFKLVMVRPDMVAMAKEMVVAAGSAVTVGTVIDFPQGNSPLEDKLAEAEAAINDGADELDFVLDYAKFQSGGSVEVKKQVLECTRLGLAHGKVVKWIIEVAALNEHEIVQLSALVKNVVLTHFEESDYSRVFVKSSTGFYKTEEGKPNGATVPAIKLMLENAFPLPVKAAGGVRNYNEAIEMISLGVKRIGTSSAKAIADSEEASGGY; encoded by the coding sequence ATGGATATAAGACAATATTTTGATTCGACCTACCTGAAAACAGCAGTACAGGCCGGGCTTACCGAAGCCGAAAACCGCGGGGTGGTGAAGAAGGTAGTAGAGGAAGCTATCAATGAAAATTTTAAGCTGGTTATGGTACGGCCTGATATGGTAGCTATGGCTAAAGAAATGGTTGTTGCCGCAGGATCTGCTGTAACGGTTGGCACGGTAATCGACTTCCCTCAGGGTAACAGCCCGCTTGAAGATAAGCTGGCTGAAGCTGAGGCTGCAATTAATGATGGTGCCGATGAGCTTGACTTTGTATTGGATTATGCAAAGTTTCAATCGGGAGGCAGTGTTGAAGTAAAAAAACAGGTGCTCGAATGTACACGCCTTGGTCTCGCCCACGGAAAAGTAGTAAAATGGATCATAGAGGTGGCGGCGCTCAATGAACATGAGATCGTACAACTCAGCGCCCTTGTGAAAAATGTGGTGCTTACCCACTTTGAAGAAAGCGATTACAGCCGTGTTTTTGTAAAATCATCTACCGGCTTTTATAAAACAGAAGAAGGCAAACCTAATGGCGCCACCGTGCCGGCCATAAAGCTGATGTTGGAGAATGCATTTCCGCTTCCCGTTAAAGCCGCAGGCGGCGTACGCAATTATAACGAAGCCATAGAGATGATCTCCCTCGGCGTAAAGCGTATCGGGACATCGTCCGCCAAAGCCATTGCCGATAGCGAGGAAGCATCGGGAGGATATTGA
- a CDS encoding VanZ family protein gives MRNKYFWAAIFWTLFITVACLVSNDNFSELEKIKMPNKDKVLHATFYFIFTILWSYGLRTLKISNVNKRRMWAFVIAVSYGIIMEVCQGLFTEERTPDLVDAIANTTGSAIAVLVLWRYQRRHFKKKSPAY, from the coding sequence GTGCGTAATAAGTACTTTTGGGCTGCGATTTTCTGGACACTGTTTATTACCGTTGCCTGCTTAGTGAGCAACGACAACTTTAGTGAGCTGGAGAAGATAAAGATGCCCAATAAGGATAAAGTGCTTCACGCTACTTTTTATTTTATATTTACAATACTCTGGAGCTACGGCCTCCGGACGCTGAAAATATCAAATGTAAATAAAAGGCGGATGTGGGCGTTTGTCATCGCCGTTAGTTATGGCATCATCATGGAAGTATGCCAGGGCCTTTTTACAGAAGAAAGGACACCTGATCTGGTGGATGCCATAGCCAATACCACCGGCAGCGCAATAGCCGTTTTGGTTTTATGGCGCTATCAAAGAAGACATTTCAAAAAAAAATCCCCGGCTTATTAG
- the gcvH gene encoding glycine cleavage system protein GcvH, whose translation MNIPADLKYTKDHEWVKINGDTATVGITDFAQKELGDIVYVEVETLDQTLDKDEVFGTVEAVKTVSDLFLPLSGEIIEFNDSLETNPEKVNGDPYGDGWMVKVKISDASEVDTLLSSEQYRELIGA comes from the coding sequence ATGAATATTCCTGCAGATTTAAAGTACACGAAAGACCACGAATGGGTTAAAATAAATGGCGATACAGCTACAGTAGGCATTACCGATTTTGCCCAGAAAGAATTGGGAGATATTGTATATGTTGAGGTTGAAACACTGGACCAGACATTGGATAAAGATGAGGTTTTTGGAACTGTAGAGGCTGTTAAAACAGTATCCGACCTGTTCCTGCCATTATCCGGAGAGATTATTGAATTCAACGATTCCCTTGAAACCAATCCTGAGAAAGTGAACGGAGACCCTTATGGCGATGGCTGGATGGTGAAAGTGAAAATATCCGATGCTTCTGAAGTAGATACGCTTTTGAGCAGCGAACAATACAGGGAACTGATAGGTGCGTAA